A region from the Bradyrhizobium erythrophlei genome encodes:
- a CDS encoding bifunctional diguanylate cyclase/phosphodiesterase has protein sequence METNIARTFAALSATNEAILYAKSPEQLYRQVCEAAFSSGDFLATAIFLLEPATNMLRVAAGFGDDIKRLRAIDISIAADTPEGTGVCGQAFRDQKTCISNDYLNDRRSLAWREGATVAHIGAAAALPLTCGGRSVGVLLVTQRAAGSITEQVVSLLDRMSANISYALDNFEHEAARKSGERALRRLNRMFGAISATNEAILRAKTKQELYRFVCDAAVHSGKSAATVVLLAEPNSIWLKPVAGTGEIVEQLNRTRFSIDPGNIYGNGICGNAFRTQKACVNSDILNSAQARPWQELGREVGVTAGVALPLTKAGNSIGVLLFLIGKSWASDDEVIALMARIAENVSVALENFDRADEKAKAERQKDRLAGMLEALSATNEAIMRVKSRAELFDAVCHAAVLGGTFTSATLALAEPGEEFLRIVATKGTDYERMRTKRFVISADLPAGRGLTGTSFRTRQPCIINDFLADERTSHWHQQAREDGTRSGASFPLLQRGDRAIGVLLFISRDRDAFTDDLVELLARLAENVSFALDNFDRADEKARTEEQKERLTRMFAALSATNEAIMRAKTRADLYELVCVAASAGGKFTSTTIALPVPGSDFLDNVAAAGPTAETTRNVRLSICADRPEGRGLAGTAFRTRQPCISNDYLADQRVSAFHDIVRGDGAKSGAAFPLMVRGQPVGVMIYLSAERDTFAPEFVELLQRLAENVSFALENFDRADEKTKADERIEYLASHDSLTGLPNRETFNELLRHAIEAAFRHQRQFAVLFIDLDRFKVINDSLGHDVGDILLIEIAGRLRQSLRASDVVARLGGDEFVVILEEAAERDDVERIARDVLSGLGQPSQLSGHECHTTASIGIAMYPSDGVDVQTLTKNADMAMYLAKEDGKNGFRFFTKEIKAQSIERLTLESALRRALDRNQFELHYQPKVDMATGRITGVEALLRWTHPGLGVLPPMQFIPLAEETGLIVPIGRWVLKEACVQNMAWQGRGLPPISMAVNLSPRQFADEHLLDDIDEALVASGMSPMLLQLEVTESMVMRNVPRAVKVLDSIQSRGIRLAIDDFGTGYSSMSLMKQFPIDTIKIDRSFVRDLPNDTEDQAIAQAIISMGKALGMTVVAEGVETAEQEAFLRDHACDEMQGYLFSKPLPSLQMADLLRSAPRMVSPPLQPSAEGPPGKPAPRPNQKNAATGR, from the coding sequence TTGGAGACGAACATCGCGCGTACGTTTGCGGCGTTGAGTGCAACCAACGAAGCAATTCTGTATGCGAAATCACCGGAGCAGCTATACCGTCAGGTCTGCGAAGCCGCATTTTCCAGCGGGGACTTCCTGGCGACGGCGATCTTTTTGCTCGAACCCGCCACCAACATGCTCCGGGTCGCCGCCGGCTTCGGCGACGACATCAAGCGGCTGCGCGCCATCGATATTTCGATTGCTGCGGATACCCCTGAGGGAACTGGGGTCTGCGGACAAGCCTTTCGCGACCAGAAGACCTGTATCAGCAATGACTACCTCAACGACCGCCGGTCGCTGGCGTGGCGGGAAGGGGCAACCGTGGCGCATATCGGCGCGGCGGCGGCACTGCCGCTAACCTGCGGCGGCCGCAGCGTCGGCGTACTCCTCGTCACCCAGCGCGCCGCTGGATCGATCACCGAACAGGTTGTCTCGCTTCTCGATCGGATGTCGGCGAACATTTCCTATGCGCTCGACAATTTCGAGCACGAGGCTGCGCGCAAGAGCGGCGAGCGCGCCCTGCGAAGGCTGAACCGGATGTTCGGCGCCATCAGCGCCACCAACGAGGCGATTCTTCGCGCCAAGACCAAACAGGAACTCTACCGGTTCGTCTGCGATGCCGCGGTTCACAGCGGAAAATCCGCCGCCACCGTGGTCCTGCTCGCGGAACCGAATTCGATCTGGCTGAAACCGGTCGCTGGAACCGGCGAAATTGTCGAACAGCTCAACCGCACGCGCTTCTCGATCGACCCCGGCAATATTTACGGGAACGGCATCTGCGGCAACGCCTTCCGGACGCAGAAGGCCTGCGTCAACAGCGACATCCTAAACTCGGCGCAGGCCCGACCGTGGCAGGAGTTGGGACGCGAAGTTGGCGTCACGGCCGGCGTTGCGCTTCCGCTCACAAAGGCCGGCAACAGCATCGGCGTGCTGCTGTTCCTGATCGGCAAATCCTGGGCCAGCGACGACGAGGTCATCGCGCTGATGGCGCGCATTGCGGAGAACGTGTCGGTCGCGCTGGAAAATTTCGATCGTGCCGACGAAAAGGCCAAAGCCGAAAGACAAAAGGATCGTCTGGCTGGCATGCTCGAGGCGCTCAGCGCGACCAACGAAGCGATCATGCGGGTCAAGAGCCGGGCGGAGCTGTTCGACGCGGTGTGCCATGCTGCGGTGCTCGGCGGAACGTTTACGTCCGCCACGCTGGCACTTGCGGAGCCCGGCGAAGAATTTTTGCGGATAGTCGCGACCAAGGGCACCGACTACGAGCGGATGCGAACCAAGCGCTTCGTCATTTCCGCCGACCTGCCCGCGGGGCGCGGACTGACCGGGACGTCGTTCCGTACCCGGCAACCCTGCATCATCAACGATTTCCTCGCGGATGAACGTACCTCTCACTGGCATCAGCAGGCCAGGGAAGACGGTACCCGGTCCGGCGCGAGCTTTCCTCTGCTGCAGAGAGGCGACAGGGCGATCGGCGTGCTTTTGTTTATCTCCCGTGACCGCGATGCCTTTACCGACGACCTGGTGGAGCTGCTGGCGCGACTGGCGGAGAACGTTTCATTCGCACTGGACAATTTCGACCGCGCCGACGAAAAGGCGAGGACCGAGGAACAGAAGGAACGGCTGACGCGAATGTTCGCGGCGCTGAGTGCGACGAATGAAGCCATCATGCGGGCCAAAACCCGCGCCGATCTGTATGAACTGGTATGCGTGGCCGCGTCGGCCGGCGGAAAATTCACTTCCACGACCATAGCGTTGCCTGTTCCCGGCAGCGATTTCCTCGACAACGTGGCCGCGGCCGGACCGACCGCGGAGACGACACGAAACGTCAGGCTCTCGATCTGCGCCGATCGTCCCGAGGGACGCGGACTCGCCGGCACGGCATTCCGCACACGGCAGCCCTGCATCAGCAATGATTATCTCGCCGACCAGCGCGTCAGTGCATTTCACGACATCGTTCGCGGTGATGGGGCAAAATCAGGCGCCGCATTTCCATTGATGGTTCGCGGGCAGCCAGTCGGCGTCATGATCTATCTGTCGGCGGAGAGAGATACGTTTGCGCCTGAATTCGTCGAGCTCCTGCAGCGGCTGGCCGAAAACGTGTCGTTCGCACTCGAGAACTTCGACCGCGCGGACGAAAAAACCAAGGCCGACGAGCGGATCGAGTACCTTGCGTCGCACGACAGCCTGACCGGTCTACCCAACAGGGAAACGTTCAACGAGCTGCTGCGTCATGCGATCGAGGCCGCTTTCCGCCACCAGCGGCAATTTGCAGTGCTTTTCATCGATCTCGACCGGTTCAAGGTAATTAACGATTCGCTCGGGCATGACGTCGGCGACATTCTGCTGATCGAGATAGCCGGCCGGCTGCGCCAATCGCTGCGTGCGAGCGATGTCGTGGCGCGGCTCGGCGGCGACGAATTCGTCGTCATCCTCGAGGAAGCTGCGGAACGCGATGACGTCGAACGCATTGCCCGTGATGTGTTGTCCGGTCTCGGCCAGCCGTCGCAATTGAGCGGCCATGAGTGCCACACCACTGCCAGTATCGGCATCGCGATGTATCCTTCCGACGGCGTCGATGTGCAGACGCTGACCAAGAATGCCGATATGGCGATGTATCTCGCCAAGGAAGACGGCAAGAACGGCTTCCGTTTCTTTACCAAGGAAATCAAGGCCCAGTCGATCGAGCGCCTGACGCTGGAAAGCGCCCTGCGCCGCGCCCTCGATCGTAATCAGTTCGAGCTGCATTATCAGCCGAAGGTAGATATGGCGACCGGGCGGATAACCGGCGTCGAGGCGCTGTTGCGCTGGACGCATCCCGGCCTCGGCGTGCTGCCGCCCATGCAATTCATACCGCTTGCGGAAGAAACCGGCCTGATCGTTCCGATCGGCCGCTGGGTTCTGAAGGAAGCCTGCGTGCAGAACATGGCTTGGCAGGGTCGCGGGCTACCGCCGATATCCATGGCGGTCAATCTCTCGCCGAGGCAATTTGCCGACGAACATCTTCTGGACGATATCGATGAGGCGCTGGTCGCGAGCGGCATGTCTCCGATGCTGCTGCAGCTGGAGGTCACCGAAAGCATGGTGATGCGGAATGTCCCCCGGGCGGTCAAGGTGCTCGACTCGATCCAGAGCCGCGGCATCCGTCTTGCGATCGACGATTTTGGAACCGGCTATTCGTCGATGTCCCTGATGAAGCAATTCCCGATCGACACCATCAAGATCGACCGTTCATTTGTTCGCGACCTGCCGAACGACACCGAGGACCAGGCTATCGCCCAGGCTATCATCAGCATGGGCAAGGCTCTGGGGATGACCGTCGTCGCCGAAGGCGTCGAGACCGCCGAGCAGGAGGCATTCCTGCGCGATCACGCCTGCGATGAAATGCAGGGTTACCTGTTCAGCAAGCCGCTCCCTTCGCTGCAAATGGCCGATCTGCTTCGCTCCGCGCCTCGCATGGTATCTCCACCGCTTCAGCCCAGTGCAGAAGGTCCCCCGGGAAAACCAGCTCCGCGGCCAAATCAGAAAAATGCCGCGACGGGGCGCTGA
- the galE gene encoding UDP-glucose 4-epimerase GalE has product MSEGPAILVTGGAGYIGSHACRALRAAGYQPVVFDNFSTGHRSFVGGPLVTGDLLDKAALDGAFARHEIVAVMHFAAASLVGESVVDPQKYYRNNVVGTLSLLDAMRTAGCHRLVFSSTGAVYGNADSNALSETYPCEPINPYGASKWMIERILADYRSAYRLGAFCLRYFNASGADAAGGIGELRDPETHLIPRAMMALQGHVGDFAVFGDDYDTPDGTAIRDYIHVTDLATAHVEALKLLMQGHAGGAFNLGTGTGFSVREILSAIAAETGRKVPHVVKPRRAGDPTYLVANPAAARETLNFRAQHSDLAAVIRTAWAWHQKAHPLRT; this is encoded by the coding sequence ATGAGTGAGGGTCCGGCCATCCTGGTCACCGGCGGCGCCGGCTATATCGGCTCGCATGCCTGCCGCGCGTTGCGCGCAGCCGGCTACCAGCCCGTGGTTTTCGACAATTTCTCGACCGGTCATCGCAGTTTCGTCGGCGGACCGCTCGTGACCGGCGATCTGCTGGACAAAGCCGCCCTCGATGGCGCCTTCGCCCGGCACGAGATCGTCGCGGTGATGCATTTCGCGGCCGCGAGCCTGGTTGGCGAATCCGTCGTGGACCCGCAGAAATATTACCGGAACAATGTGGTTGGTACGCTGTCGCTGCTGGATGCGATGCGCACCGCGGGTTGCCATCGCCTGGTTTTCTCATCCACCGGAGCGGTCTACGGCAACGCCGACAGCAACGCCCTGAGCGAAACTTACCCTTGCGAACCGATCAATCCCTATGGCGCTTCGAAATGGATGATCGAGCGCATCCTCGCGGATTACCGCAGCGCCTACCGGCTCGGCGCGTTCTGCCTGCGTTACTTCAATGCCAGCGGGGCCGACGCGGCCGGCGGAATCGGCGAACTGCGCGATCCGGAAACCCATCTCATTCCCCGTGCCATGATGGCGCTGCAGGGCCATGTCGGGGATTTCGCGGTGTTCGGCGACGATTACGACACGCCCGACGGCACCGCGATCCGCGATTACATCCACGTCACCGATCTGGCAACGGCGCATGTAGAGGCGCTGAAGCTCTTGATGCAGGGACATGCCGGCGGCGCCTTTAATCTTGGCACCGGCACGGGCTTTTCGGTGCGCGAGATTCTCTCCGCCATCGCAGCAGAGACCGGTCGCAAGGTGCCTCATGTCGTCAAGCCGCGGCGAGCGGGCGATCCGACCTATCTGGTCGCCAACCCTGCTGCGGCACGCGAGACCCTGAACTTTCGCGCGCAGCATTCGGATCTGGCGGCCGTCATCCGGACCGCCTGGGCCTGGCATCAAAAGGCCCACCCGCTGAGAACGTAG
- a CDS encoding LLM class flavin-dependent oxidoreductase — protein MTRQMVLVGFLQAQNCTNLPSSWRHPESRDDSMSADYYQEIGRILESGKFHMAFFDDRLAMPDRYGDDHAHTVEYGIRCVKMDPVIVLTAMGMATENLGLASTCSTTYYEPFDVARRFATLDLMTGGRAAWNVVTSVNDGEAHNMGKDAHLDHDFRYDRADEFMEVVLGHWDSWEDGALLIDKKSGRFADPTKVKRLGHHGAFYKSRGPFTVPRSSQGHPVIIQAGASGRGQRFAGRWGEVIFTAARNLAGAKQGYDAVRNEAAKAGRDPDQMFLCNLTTPVCGATKSEAEDKMALIEKLPLEIDALSLLSEGLNYDFASKGIDEPLTTEELQSMQGIIGIRDGVLKTSGKTNPSARDFVTFSGRGQTADAVVGGPKEIADKLEEMFVGRGCDGFVIAATYVPGSYADFVRHVVPELQRRGLFHRDYAGKTLRENLGLPRPVAGAWKTQPQAAAE, from the coding sequence ATGACGCGGCAAATGGTACTGGTCGGCTTCCTGCAGGCGCAGAACTGCACCAACCTGCCGAGCTCATGGCGCCATCCGGAATCGCGCGACGATTCGATGTCGGCGGATTATTATCAGGAGATCGGGCGGATCCTGGAATCCGGAAAATTCCACATGGCGTTTTTCGACGATCGGCTGGCGATGCCGGATCGCTACGGCGACGACCACGCCCACACCGTCGAATACGGCATCCGCTGCGTCAAGATGGACCCGGTCATCGTGCTGACGGCGATGGGGATGGCGACCGAAAATCTCGGCCTCGCCTCGACCTGCTCGACCACCTATTACGAACCATTCGACGTCGCGCGCCGCTTCGCCACGCTCGATCTGATGACTGGCGGCCGCGCGGCCTGGAACGTGGTGACATCGGTCAACGACGGCGAAGCCCACAACATGGGCAAGGATGCCCATCTCGACCATGATTTCCGCTATGACCGCGCCGACGAATTCATGGAAGTGGTGCTCGGCCACTGGGATTCCTGGGAAGACGGCGCGCTGCTGATCGACAAGAAGAGCGGCCGGTTCGCCGATCCGACCAAGGTCAAGCGCCTCGGCCATCATGGCGCCTTCTACAAGTCGCGCGGCCCGTTCACGGTGCCGCGCTCGAGCCAGGGCCATCCCGTCATCATCCAGGCCGGCGCCTCTGGCCGCGGCCAGCGCTTTGCCGGACGATGGGGCGAGGTGATCTTCACAGCCGCGCGCAATCTGGCCGGCGCCAAACAAGGCTATGACGCGGTCCGCAACGAGGCCGCCAAGGCTGGCCGCGATCCCGACCAGATGTTTCTCTGCAACCTGACCACGCCGGTCTGTGGCGCGACCAAATCCGAGGCCGAGGACAAGATGGCGCTGATCGAAAAGCTGCCGCTGGAGATCGACGCGCTGTCGCTGTTGTCGGAGGGACTGAACTACGATTTCGCCTCCAAGGGCATCGACGAGCCGCTGACGACCGAAGAACTCCAGAGCATGCAGGGCATCATCGGCATCCGCGACGGCGTGCTCAAGACCTCGGGCAAGACCAACCCGAGTGCGCGCGATTTCGTCACCTTCTCCGGCCGCGGCCAGACCGCGGACGCGGTCGTCGGCGGACCAAAGGAGATCGCCGACAAACTGGAGGAGATGTTCGTCGGCCGCGGCTGCGACGGCTTTGTCATCGCCGCGACCTATGTGCCGGGGTCGTATGCGGATTTCGTCCGTCACGTGGTTCCGGAATTGCAGCGTCGCGGCCTGTTTCACCGCGATTATGCCGGCAAGACCTTGCGCGAAAATTTGGGTCTGCCGCGCCCCGTAGCCGGCGCCTGGAAAACGCAGCCGCAGGCCGCGGCGGAATAA
- a CDS encoding Ldh family oxidoreductase: MPLVQAEPLTRLGAALLRAAGASEEEAHAVAIGCVNANLAGHDSHGVIAIPTYIDRIKVGHIVPGAKWTIVQESPTTTVIDGHWGFGFHVNAKAMALTIEKARTANVAACTVFRQSHVGRLAAYPMMAMREGMIGIATADSGRSPKHVAPFGGREARLGTNPISIAVPSDLEAPFYLDMATSAVAAGKIQLAAARGEEIPTGWIVDSEGRQTNDPKAFRKGGALLPLGGTEGYKGSGLAAMVEVLCGLLTGLGFGVEPTGRHNDGCFMAVFNVAAFRPLKDFKKEVAEFARYLKATPPSEGSTGVFYPGEVEYLREQQRRSSGIDIEDATWDKLRALAGEYKLTAELDLG; the protein is encoded by the coding sequence ATGCCGCTTGTGCAGGCCGAACCTCTGACGCGCCTTGGCGCGGCGCTGCTTCGAGCGGCGGGCGCGTCGGAGGAGGAAGCACATGCCGTCGCCATCGGCTGCGTCAACGCCAACCTCGCCGGCCATGATTCGCACGGGGTGATCGCGATCCCGACCTATATCGACCGCATCAAGGTCGGCCATATCGTGCCCGGCGCGAAGTGGACCATCGTGCAGGAATCGCCGACCACGACCGTGATCGACGGCCATTGGGGTTTCGGTTTCCACGTCAACGCCAAGGCGATGGCGCTCACGATCGAGAAGGCCAGGACCGCCAATGTCGCGGCCTGCACGGTGTTCCGCCAGAGCCATGTCGGCCGGCTTGCCGCCTATCCCATGATGGCGATGCGCGAGGGCATGATCGGCATCGCCACCGCCGATTCCGGCCGCTCGCCAAAACACGTCGCGCCGTTCGGCGGCCGCGAAGCGCGGCTCGGCACCAATCCGATCTCGATCGCAGTGCCGTCGGACCTCGAGGCGCCGTTTTATCTGGACATGGCGACGTCGGCGGTCGCGGCCGGAAAGATCCAGCTTGCCGCCGCCCGCGGCGAGGAGATTCCGACAGGCTGGATCGTCGATAGCGAGGGACGCCAGACCAACGATCCCAAGGCATTCCGCAAGGGCGGCGCGCTGCTGCCGCTCGGCGGCACCGAGGGCTACAAGGGAAGCGGCCTTGCGGCGATGGTCGAGGTGCTCTGCGGACTCCTCACCGGCCTCGGCTTCGGCGTCGAACCCACCGGCCGGCATAATGACGGCTGCTTCATGGCGGTGTTCAACGTCGCCGCGTTCCGCCCCCTGAAGGACTTCAAGAAAGAGGTCGCCGAATTCGCGCGCTATCTCAAGGCGACGCCGCCCTCGGAGGGCTCGACCGGCGTGTTCTATCCGGGCGAGGTCGAATATCTCCGGGAGCAGCAGCGCCGGTCGTCCGGCATCGACATCGAAGACGCCACCTGGGACAAATTGCGCGCGCTCGCGGGCGAATACAAATTGACCGCCGAACTCGATCTCGGGTGA
- a CDS encoding exopolysaccharide transport family protein — MLSYDQPIVQARPDDRQASPRDPKGFSVLELTRLLWRQRIAIAMAALICACAAIAIGKSLTPKYSATAQLYVDPRELQLVDRELTPRTQDLSGLAMVVESQARLITSNSVLLRAIQDTHLDKDPEFGGESRSVLASLLALFGLDFRSAAEAKLGETAALEILSRHINVKKTDRSFIVDVEVWSHDPAKAAMLANAISSAYLAESKKSQATAARRATTDLSGRLKELQERLRNSENALATYKAQNNFVGSQDTAISDQQLSSSNQRLAAAHALTLDAQARYDQIESSRRAATDAGAIPEALQSPTIANLRAQYAEARKRYAELTGELGPRHPSLRQMEKQVDDLRRTINEEVERFAQSARNDLTRARDYEASLGKALDAQKRQSVQLSQASVRLRELERDVDANRDVYQSFLKRSRETEEQETLNTSSARIIGEATVPRRRSFPPAMSVIAMIGFTLGALAASAWVVATDRLSPDTGEPQPASSDKKAPAPSKPAPEARSRPQPALAAVEKPVIARLQESDVMRTLGGILRTGGIPDLTRVGWPTLRAAVPLMGFLNAMREMRAAVSRRSPGNTMPVIAVIGAGAGEDRDIAALNVALAAARDGARVLMIDADPAAHGLSDRVSGLGTSEPSRLGWLSIGSKASRAIKTTNGISILPAIREPGAKASEAICKAIAQARSAGGYDLVILDGPAMAWAAPDRKPIDVADGLIAILPVNLDINDSMEDVIAALGGAERKLVGVVLNELAPAAVKRQRGRQYA; from the coding sequence ATGCTTAGCTACGACCAACCGATAGTTCAGGCCAGGCCGGACGACCGCCAGGCATCGCCGCGGGACCCCAAGGGCTTCAGCGTGCTTGAGCTCACCCGACTGTTGTGGCGACAGAGAATAGCGATCGCGATGGCTGCCTTGATCTGCGCCTGCGCCGCGATCGCGATCGGCAAAAGCCTGACGCCGAAATATTCCGCTACCGCGCAGCTCTATGTCGATCCCCGCGAACTGCAACTGGTCGACCGCGAGCTCACGCCGCGCACCCAGGATCTCTCCGGCCTCGCCATGGTGGTCGAAAGCCAGGCGCGCCTGATCACTTCGAACAGCGTCCTGCTGCGTGCGATACAGGACACTCATCTCGACAAGGATCCGGAGTTCGGCGGCGAGTCCAGGAGCGTGCTGGCGTCCCTGCTCGCCCTGTTCGGGCTGGATTTCCGCTCCGCCGCGGAAGCCAAGCTCGGCGAGACGGCGGCGCTGGAAATCCTCAGCCGCCACATCAATGTCAAGAAGACCGATCGCAGTTTCATCGTCGACGTCGAGGTCTGGTCGCATGACCCGGCCAAGGCGGCGATGCTCGCGAATGCAATTTCAAGCGCGTATCTCGCCGAATCGAAGAAGTCGCAGGCTACTGCCGCGCGGCGGGCGACCACCGATCTGTCGGGCCGGCTGAAGGAATTGCAGGAACGGCTGCGCAACTCGGAAAACGCGCTCGCCACCTACAAGGCACAGAACAATTTCGTCGGGTCCCAGGACACCGCGATTAGCGATCAGCAGCTATCGTCGAGCAACCAGCGGCTCGCCGCGGCACACGCGCTGACGCTCGATGCGCAGGCCCGGTACGACCAGATCGAATCGAGCCGCCGCGCCGCGACCGACGCCGGCGCCATTCCGGAAGCGCTGCAATCGCCGACCATCGCCAATCTGCGCGCGCAATATGCCGAAGCCCGCAAGCGCTACGCGGAACTCACCGGCGAATTGGGGCCGCGGCATCCGTCGCTGCGGCAGATGGAGAAGCAGGTCGACGACCTGCGCCGCACCATCAATGAGGAAGTCGAACGCTTCGCGCAGTCGGCAAGAAACGACCTGACTCGCGCCCGCGATTACGAAGCCTCGCTCGGCAAGGCGCTGGACGCCCAGAAGCGCCAGAGCGTTCAGCTCAGCCAGGCCTCGGTGCGGCTTCGCGAGTTGGAACGCGATGTTGACGCCAACCGCGACGTCTATCAATCCTTCCTCAAGCGCTCGCGCGAAACCGAGGAGCAGGAGACCCTCAACACCTCGAGCGCGCGCATCATCGGAGAAGCCACCGTGCCGCGGCGCCGCTCGTTCCCGCCGGCCATGAGCGTGATCGCGATGATCGGCTTTACGTTGGGCGCGCTGGCCGCCTCCGCCTGGGTGGTCGCAACCGATCGCCTGTCGCCCGACACCGGCGAACCGCAGCCGGCGAGCTCGGACAAAAAAGCGCCGGCGCCGTCGAAACCAGCGCCTGAAGCTCGATCCAGGCCGCAGCCGGCGCTGGCAGCGGTCGAAAAGCCGGTGATCGCACGCCTGCAGGAATCCGACGTGATGCGAACGCTTGGCGGAATACTGAGGACGGGCGGGATCCCCGACCTGACGCGGGTGGGCTGGCCAACCCTGCGCGCGGCCGTGCCGCTGATGGGCTTCCTCAATGCCATGCGTGAGATGCGCGCGGCCGTGTCACGGCGTTCCCCCGGAAATACCATGCCGGTGATCGCCGTAATTGGCGCCGGCGCCGGCGAGGACCGGGACATCGCCGCTTTGAACGTGGCACTGGCGGCTGCACGCGACGGCGCAAGGGTGCTGATGATCGACGCCGATCCGGCAGCGCATGGGCTCTCGGACAGGGTGAGCGGCCTCGGCACCAGCGAGCCGAGCCGTCTCGGCTGGCTCAGCATCGGCAGCAAGGCTTCGCGCGCGATCAAGACCACCAACGGCATCTCGATCCTGCCCGCGATCAGGGAGCCCGGCGCCAAGGCAAGCGAAGCCATCTGCAAGGCGATTGCGCAGGCGCGTTCCGCCGGCGGCTATGATCTTGTGATTCTCGACGGGCCCGCGATGGCTTGGGCCGCGCCCGACCGCAAGCCGATCGATGTCGCCGACGGCCTGATCGCGATCCTGCCGGTCAATCTCGACATCAACGACAGCATGGAAGACGTCATCGCGGCCCTCGGCGGCGCTGAGCGCAAGCTGGTCGGCGTCGTCCTCAACGAGCTCGCCCCCGCGGCCGTCAAACGCCAGCGAGGCAGACAATATGCGTGA
- a CDS encoding fumarylacetoacetate hydrolase family protein — MRWLQFTANGQTSWGIVEGDRVIAVSGDPLGEWQRSQRTHALKEVKIELPVMPRTFYCVGLNYLKHLKEAADKRGEVPNVPDRPEIGYRAQNALIAHDEDVVIPATATEKIHYEGELVVVIGKKAKHLTDANAMSCVFGYTIGNDVSERTWQKADRGLWRSKNADTFKPMGPWIETEVDLDSMETIVKVNGKETGRFRTNDMIFGIKPFIVELTTYFTLWPGDVIWMGTDGASPDLKAGDVVEIEITGIGTLRNRFVAEKI, encoded by the coding sequence ATGCGCTGGCTTCAGTTCACCGCGAATGGGCAGACCTCCTGGGGCATCGTCGAAGGCGACCGCGTGATTGCGGTCAGCGGCGATCCTCTCGGGGAATGGCAGCGCTCCCAGCGCACGCATGCCCTGAAAGAGGTCAAAATCGAACTGCCTGTCATGCCGCGCACCTTCTATTGCGTCGGCCTCAATTACCTCAAGCATCTCAAGGAAGCCGCGGACAAGCGCGGCGAGGTGCCCAACGTGCCCGACCGCCCCGAAATCGGCTACCGCGCGCAGAATGCGCTGATCGCGCATGACGAAGACGTCGTGATCCCGGCCACCGCCACCGAGAAGATCCACTATGAGGGCGAGCTGGTGGTCGTGATCGGCAAGAAGGCAAAGCATCTCACCGACGCCAACGCGATGTCCTGCGTGTTCGGCTACACCATCGGCAACGATGTCAGCGAGCGCACCTGGCAGAAGGCCGATCGCGGGCTGTGGCGATCCAAGAATGCCGACACTTTCAAGCCGATGGGACCATGGATCGAAACCGAGGTCGATCTCGACAGCATGGAAACCATCGTCAAGGTCAACGGCAAGGAGACCGGCCGCTTCCGCACCAACGACATGATCTTCGGCATCAAGCCGTTCATCGTCGAATTGACGACATACTTCACGCTGTGGCCGGGCGACGTGATCTGGATGGGCACCGATGGCGCCTCCCCCGACCTGAAAGCGGGCGACGTCGTCGAGATCGAGATCACCGGCATCGGCACGCTGCGCAACCGGTTTGTTGCGGAGAAGATCTAG
- a CDS encoding WecB/TagA/CpsF family glycosyltransferase, with the protein MRDRRANPVGRAATANIPRISLGGLRLAVLDIEQTADFMIDMVFPTRRIDRPLYLTSANGEVLARCATEPMTGRLFRGADLINADGQPLVTVSRLQSRAPLPERVATTDLFHVVARKAQAAGLTFYMFGADEAENAAAVGTVRRMYPGLRIVGRSHGYLRGQALRDKVAEINALAPDYLWVALGVPYEQSFVEDFTPQLSNVGVIKTSGGLFNFLSGSRIRAPLWMQSIGLEWAWRIWLEPRRLFWRYFTTNPRALFLLFNKSRGTGRGL; encoded by the coding sequence ATGCGTGATCGTCGTGCCAATCCGGTCGGAAGGGCCGCTACCGCCAACATCCCGCGAATCTCGCTGGGCGGCTTGCGGCTCGCCGTGCTCGATATCGAGCAGACCGCGGATTTCATGATCGACATGGTGTTTCCGACACGCCGGATCGACCGTCCGCTGTATCTCACCTCGGCCAATGGCGAGGTGCTGGCGCGCTGCGCGACCGAGCCGATGACGGGGCGGTTGTTCCGTGGCGCCGATCTCATCAACGCCGACGGTCAGCCGCTGGTTACGGTGTCGCGGCTGCAATCCAGGGCGCCGCTGCCGGAACGCGTTGCCACCACCGACCTGTTCCATGTCGTTGCGCGCAAGGCGCAAGCGGCGGGGCTGACGTTCTATATGTTCGGCGCCGACGAGGCGGAAAATGCCGCAGCGGTCGGCACCGTCCGGAGGATGTATCCCGGCTTGCGGATCGTCGGACGATCGCATGGCTATCTGAGGGGGCAAGCGCTGCGGGACAAGGTCGCCGAAATCAACGCGCTGGCACCGGACTATCTGTGGGTGGCGCTCGGTGTTCCCTACGAACAGTCCTTCGTCGAGGATTTTACGCCGCAGCTCTCCAATGTCGGCGTCATCAAGACATCGGGCGGGTTGTTCAACTTCCTGTCGGGAAGCCGAATTCGCGCGCCGTTGTGGATGCAGAGCATCGGGCTTGAATGGGCCTGGCGGATCTGGCTGGAACCGCGCCGCCTGTTCTGGCGCTATTTTACCACCAACCCGCGCGCGCTGTTTCTGCTATTCAACAAGAGCCGCGGCACCGGCCGCGGGTTATGA